From the genome of Chroicocephalus ridibundus chromosome 1, bChrRid1.1, whole genome shotgun sequence, one region includes:
- the ETFRF1 gene encoding electron transfer flavoprotein regulatory factor 1 has protein sequence MASSLRGEVLNLYKNLLYLGREYPKGADYFRSRLKAAFLKNKDVKDPEKIKQLIARGEFVIKELEALYFLRKYRALKQRYYSDDNK, from the exons ATGGCCAGTTCTCTAAGAGGTGAAGTGTTGAATCTGTACAAAAAT ctgcTGTACCTTGGAAGGGAGTATCCCAAAGGAGCAGACTACTTTAGAAGCCGCttgaaagcagcttttctaaaaaataaagatgtgaaaGATCCTGAAAAAATTAAGCAACTAATTGCACGAGGAGAATTTGTTATAAAAGAGTTGGAGGCTTTGTACTTTCTCAGAAAATACAGAGCTCTGAAACAGCGCTACTACAGTGATGACAATAAATAA